In one Oryzias latipes chromosome 13, ASM223467v1 genomic region, the following are encoded:
- the brca2 gene encoding breast cancer type 2 susceptibility protein — protein sequence MYNIFKDDVWKALVFELGPLDPNWFEVLTAEASVIEGSLSDQEDLCANQEGNSKDTLEKPAVESQLFSTPKVFRHSRVVSPQTEDEQSFTLPQGKGALPWSKTQSPCLFQLTTQGVSGEKCDVFQPQSDDSFDLLSTPNKSTTSYAKHISESLGAQINPDISWTSSLNTPPAVPSTLILSRADNKPCTGNAPTDGNIVFVRKLFPSLSKSSASKASKNNDPIAFQGPHSPKFDPETFSNQEERVWQQKLPDAIEDGDVRSAVADVLDGAEDALSIFFANSSSALRKVKPERTKRKQILQAKENAYSSKDDLTGSKASSDEEGNGHLEPGGCSLSPLLKMGHAATSQWSPLSLSEIPLCSVGGNVVQEQLQGEANSSQFSGPSKEIQNAEFQSKKRFVDTVGIPEPQSMKINSSVEIPCSEGLCVGKVESAPNNTDCCNAGKTEGLKQNQPVEVNLVGTVKTNMSQLCREFAQDFSQIPESRDHFSPSACLSAMKKAKQKAGEGNPHHQCNSISNSMFPISDVPVNDSGFHSAIVNGTNLTASSFSENIGLSRTHTELKSEFHTETVFPPTKAFPETWPSGTKADIELISAETSKEKEVDPGRANKSPTDVTIQQPSRTGDIHSIAINDPKHDGQTKKTSTSLPAAHSLGFKTASNKGIHISSASLKRAKQIFKETESETAFYDQPTTSDCDTTKRSTNNKTGNISTFSLKPTQTSITETFGSITPQLTASQTDDVTELCSLLEQTDSQFELTPFKTLKAKQQDDGNSPQKADKELDPDFLAGIDFDDSFSSDLLQCARNENISPSLKDNCQDEASVVSDDPQRAVQASKLQSKVSGVAFKTAGGKVLRVSDKCLSKAKALFADLDGFTTNRESSSNKSTEIGFNTKQKCAMDPSRCTKNPTYTVKEDVHAERVGNCFKNHEELASENEKPQTPKQHVSGCSVTENAKLLPCRIKEPHLEMVKVDSNQLKALKMTAPFHRNSFSASKPDPSLLCITSKTIDSNENCPAAAAAAGFCTAGGKKGFVSTDKMEYCEYLLKEIHTPENGKGQLEENKSTSKAANPTDQGLQPKICGFQTAGGKELTVSFAALKKAQELFSENEGVNEKKRVLILPSRIPSTESSGFCTANGKSVGFSSQALQKAKAFFSDISVNTVQPGVSDAGTVKKHKDVPCNGEKMYSAFTASNEADAYASEEHQLKSKHLLKDFDLVSDKEMQEADVFLENDVCVENAVFPKDQECQPPLSEMGNEKISNPGQRATLNFSEPVSGCPEDLLSFQKVGFQTAGGAKVHVSTTNLIKAKHLFKDLDDLVSDKEMQEADVLLKSDVDAENGVFPKDQECQPPLSETGNEETRSDPGQRESLNFSEPVSGCPEDQNVDMLSFQNVGFQTAGGAKVHVSTTNLIKAKHLFKDLDDLVSDKEMQEADVLLKSDVDAKNGVFPKDQECQPPLSETGNEETRSDPGQRESLNFSEPVSGCPEDQNVDMLSFQNVGFQTAGGAKVHVFSFSGNKADISQKWTTERNQDKVDDKDKIHFGFQTAGGAKVHVSKTNLIKAKHLFKNLDDLVSDKELQEADVLLENVDVDAENAVLTKDQECQLPLSEGANEMVRSSPDERGSGPSEDTNQRILPNVDLLSFQNVGFQTANGKAVTFSSESLRKAKSMFNGCEAPADKTLPTPLQSKASVLPFRGGFCSASGTPASVSSEAVSKAKSLFSDISLSGNKADVSQTWTTEQNRDKVDDKEKIHLGFQTAGGAKVHVSKKNLIKAKHLFKDEDDSALKAAQRTDFSLYNSSETSSPLRKTTGLTADLSKQDQRIMVNPSEGPADGWTESKTTSVKEKANVLLHQNAGFQTASGNAVVVSSEALKRAKALLSEGEEVATPPLCKIPVSASSGFFAASGKAVTFSSKALQKAKSLFSDIRADGPDFTDTRSVKQKQEDAPGLKDKMLCGFTSAGGRVCVAERSPAKTDNLVAEVADDCRSDSSGFKKLDLFNVKDVRRSSDVDLSNLAPSEAAVQSENYKPETSHVMVCNSHHESGSNTSRNTRAEESSALIFQSLNLTGCTETQHRLLAQEALDCTKALLEDEDLACLRFSPASQNALKQDYPQTTSGTEAEEKGPRKRLIGDPDPTGQPPLKRQLLEEFNQTDDGSKDSALQPVKSCPLGLMKDRGVFKYSSSLYPNITKPHYNGKTKTTTVQPLTPDDSRSTRPKMSPFVPPFHKNARSDASKTTVIQQATRTPVFVPPLKKQRAVLQGEKDQNTNQLPSVTESNSISHVPSTINAQECSSALSIVNTHPNNKTNNPNVDVNGGSVCFESHAVPAFSKVFLNTELGRDMQDMRIRKKKRQNIRPLQGSLFLTKTSGVAKIPLKDAVNGKVPARCPPEQLYRYGVHRQVSGITSETAESFRFDLLHFFKQDVLIDEGGVKLADGGCLIPSKDGTAGKEEFFRALCDTPGVDPKLITEAWGYNHYKWIIWKQASMEKSFPERMGGICLTPEQVLLQLKYRYDVEVDHSRRPALRKITEKDDTAAKTLVLCVCGIASKGGGASGSESSDPKTQAPTAVVWLTDGWYAIKAQLDQPLTAMLNKGLLAVGGKLITHGAQLVGSQDACPPLEAPESLMLKICANSTRRARWDTKLGFHRDPRPFLLPIASLFSNGGPVGCADVVVLRSYPVQWMERKADGGVVFRTTRAEEKEARRFDEMKHKAMEVLFAKVQAEFENEEREKNKSLRRKQNLDVAKLQDGEELHAAVGDDPTYLEAHLSEQQLQTLHAYKRSLMERKQAELQDRYHRALEEDDQEIKCPKRDVTPVWRLSVADSLGPPSCVYQLSLWRPSSDVESLLKEGGRYKVYNLATAEGKKRSSHETVQLTGTKKTQFQVLQASQQWMSERFQPRVSTDFESLQNPDFRPLCGEVDLSGYVVSVIDAQGSSPAFYLADGKLNLVKIRCFSSLSQTGLEDVVKPRVLLALSNLQLRGQSMFPTPVVYAGDLTLFSINPKEGHLQESLSQLKNAIQHEANFHVNAEEKLSHLIKSGRSSFVSPMTVKQQTLPLSSDKKDQSKVTLQKPIRSPGSVTPVSKNPQAETSSTKKDPKILKRRRALDYLSRIPSPPPLSVLDSVSSPCVKKTFNPPRRSGTANEFRTEKAIKPTDSLVEDQWVNDEELVMIDAQALHVGGLM from the exons ATGTATAATATTTTTAAGGATGACGTTTGGAAAG CTCTTGTTTTCGAGCTGGGACCTCTTGACCCCAACTGGTTTGAGGTGCTGACAGCAGAAGCATCTGTTATTGAGGGAAGCCTGTCTGATCAAGAGGATCTTTGTGCGAATCAAGAGGGAAACTCCAAGGATACTCTAGAAAAACCTGCAGTGGAAAGTCAGCTCTTTTCTACCCCAAAGGTTTTCCGACACAGTCGAGTGGTGTCACCTCAAACTGAGGATGAGCAGTCATTCACATTACCACAAG GTAAGGGAGCATTGCCGTGGAGTAAAACCCAAAGCCCTTGTTTGTTTCAACTTACAACACAGGG TGTCTCGGGTGAAAAATGCGACGTTTTTCAGCCTCAAAGTGACGACAGTTTTG ATTTACTATCAACACCAAATAAATCAACA ACCAGCTATGCCAAGCACATCTCTGAAAGTCTTGGTGCACAAATAAACCCCGACATTTCATGGACCAGTTCTTTGAATACACCACCAGCAGTTCCCTCCACCTTGATTCTGT ctagAGCCGATAATAAACCTTGTACAGGGAATGCTCCCACAGACGGAAATATTGTA TTTGTACGAAagcttttcccttctctctctaaGTCATCTGCAAGCAAAGCATCAAAAAACAATGATCCCATTGCTTTTCAAG GTCCACATTCCCCCAAATTCGATCCTGAGACTTTCTCAAACCAAGAAGAGCGTGTTTGGCAACAGAAGCTTCCAGACGCTATTGAAGATGGAGACGTTCGCAGCGCAGTAGCAGATGTTCTTGATGGAGCTGAAGATGCCCTCTCTATTTTCTTTGCTAATAGTAGCTCAGCTCTGAGAAAAGTGAAGCCTGAGAGGACTAAACGAAAACAAATCCTTCAGGCAAAAGAGAATGCCTACAGCTCAAAAGATGACTTGACTGGAAGCAAAGCCAGTTCGGATGAAGAGGGAAACGGTCATCTAGAACCGGGTGGATGTAGCTTGTCTCCACTTTTGAAAATGGGACATGCTGCGACCAGCCAGTGGTCACCCCTGAGCTTATCTGAAATCCCACTTTGTTCAGTGGGAGGCAATGTTGTACAAGAGCAACTGCAGGGAGAAGCTAATTCAAGTCAATTCTCAGGTCCATctaaggaaatccaaaatgCTGAATTCCAGAGCAAAAAGAGATTTGTTGACACAGTTGGGATTCCAGAACCTCAGTCCATGAAAATAAATTCATCTGTTGAAATTCCATGTTCTG AAGGATTGTGCGTCGGAAAGGTGGAGAGTGCACCAAACAATACAGACTGCTGCAACGCAGGGAAGACTGAAGGACTCAAACAAAATCAACCTGTGGAAGTGAATCTGGTCGGCACGGTAAAAACTAACATGTCGCAGCTTTGTAGAGAATTTGCACAAGATTTTagccaaatacctgaatctcgaGATCACTTCTCGCCATCGGCTTGTCTCTCAGccatgaaaaaagcaaaacagaaagcagGAGAAGGCAACCCTCACCATCAGTGTAATAGCATCTCTAATTCAATGTTTCCCATCTCTGATGTTCCTGTAAACGACAGCGGCTTTCATTCTGCCATTGTAAACGGCACTAATCTCACTGCATCGTCGTTCTCAGAAAATATTGGCCTTAGTCGAACACATACAGAGCTCAAATCAGAGTTTCACACTGAAACTGTCTTTCCACCAACAAAGGCCTTTCCTGAAACCTGGCCTTCAGGTACTAAAGCTGACATTGAGCTGATCAGTGCAGAAACGTCTAAAGAAAAGGAGGTGGACCCTGGAAGAGCGAATAAGTCTCCCACAGACGTCACTATCCAGCAACCGAGTAGAACGGGTGATATTCACAGCATTGCAATAAATGATCCGAAACACGACggacagacaaagaaaacatcaacTTCTCTCCCTGCTGCGCATTCACTAGGATTCAAAACTGCTTCAAATAAAGGGATACACATTTCCTCAGCCAGCCTAAAAAGAGCCAAGCAGATCttcaaagagactgaaagtgaaACGGCTTTTTATGATCAACCTACCACATCTGATTGTGACACTACAAAAAGAAGCACAAATAATAAAACTGGGAAcatttcaactttttctttaaagccaacTCAAACTTCGATAACAGAAACATTTGGTAGCATCACCCCCCAGCTAACTGCATCACAAACAGACGATGTGACTGAACTTTGTTCTCTCCTGGAACAAACAGACAGCCAGTTTGAACTGACACCTTTCAAAACCCTAAAAGCAAAGCAACAAGACGATGGAAACTCACCACAAAAAGCTGACAAAGAACTGGACCCTGATTTTCTTGCTGGCATAGATTTTGATGATAGTTTTAGTTCAGATTTATTACAATGTGCAAGAAACGAAAACATATCTCCCTCCTTAAAGGACAACTGTCAAGACGAGGCATCTGTTGTTTCAGATGATCCACAAAGAGCGGTGCAGGCTAGCAAACTACAAAGCAAGGTGTCTGGTGTTGCTTTTAAGACTGCTGGAGGAAAAGTTTTAAGAGTTTCCGACAAGTGTCTAAGCAAAGCTAAGGCTTTGTTTGCGGATTTGGATGGGTTTACGACAAATCGAGAGTCATCAAGCAACAAAAGCACAGAAATTGGTTTCAACACCAAACAAAAATGCGCCATGGATCCAAGTAGGTGCACGAAGAATCCAACATATACAGTCAAAGAGGATGTTCATGCTGAAAGAGTTGggaattgttttaaaaaccaCGAAGAGTTAGCTTCTGAGAATGAAAAGCCTCAGACTCCTAAACAACATGTCAGTGGATGCTCTGTGACTGAAAACGCCAAACTGCTACCATGTCGCATAAAAGAACCACACCTGGAAATGGTGAAGGTGGATAGCAACCAACtgaaggctttgaaaatgacTGCTCCTTTTCATAGAAACTCATTTTCTGCTTCAAAGCCAGATCCTTCCCTGCTGTGCATTACTTCAAAGACTATTGACTCTAATGAGAActgccctgctgctgctgctgctgctggatttTGTACTGCAGGtgggaaaaaaggttttgtgtcAACGGACAAAATGGAATATTGTGAATaccttttgaaagaaatccaTACACCTGAGAATGGAAAAGGACAATTGGAGGAAAACAAGAGTACATCAAAGGCAGCAAATCCTACTGATCAGGGTTTGCAGCCAAAAATATGTGGATTTCAGACAGCTGGTGGGAAAGAACTTACTGTGTCGTTTGCAGctttgaagaaagcacaagaACTGTTCAGTGAAAATGAAGGAGTCAacgaaaaaaaacgtgttttaatACTTCCTTCAAGGATTCCAAGTACTGAGTCTTCTGGGTTTTGTACAGCAAATGGTAAATCTGTGGGTTTCTCATCTCAGGCTCTACAGAAGGCTAAGGCGTTCTTCAGCGACATTAGCGTGAATACAGTTCAGCCCGGTGTTTCAGACGCAGGAAccgtaaagaaacacaaagatgtCCCATGCAACGGGGAGAAAATGTATTCTGCTTTCACAGCTTCAAATGAAGCAGATGCCTACGCGTCAGAGGAGCATCAGTTAAAATCAAAGCATCTTTTAAAGGACTTTGACTTGGTTTCAGACAAGGAAATGCAAGAGGCAGATGTGTTCTTGGAAAACGATGTGTGTGTTGAAAATGCAGTATTTCCAAAAGATCAGGAGTGTCAACCTCCTCTTAGTGAGATGGGCAATGAGAAGATATCTAACCCAGGTCAAAGAGCAACTCTGAACTTTTCTGAGCCTGTAAGCGGATGTCCGGAAGACCTGTTATCCTTTCAAAAGGTTGGATTTCAGACTGCAGGTGGAGCAAAAGTTCATGTGTCAACAACAAACTTAATAAAGGCAAAACACCTCTTTAAAGACTTGGATGATTTGGTTTCAGACAAAGAGATGCAAGAGGCAGATGTGTTGTTGAAAAGCGATGTAGATGCAGAAAATGGAGTATTTCCAAAAGATCAGGAGTGTCAACCTCCTCTTAGTGAGACGGGCAATGAGGAGACGAGGTCTGATCCAGGTCAAAGAGAAAGTCTCAACTTTTCTGAACCTGTAAGTGGATGTCCAGAAGACCAAAATGTGGACATGTTATCCTTTCAAAATGTTGGATTTCAGACTGCAGGTGGAGCAAAAGTTCATGTGTCAACAACAAACTTAATAAAGGCAAAACACCTCTTTAAAGACTTGGATGATTTGGTTTCAGACAAAGAGATGCAAGAGGCAGATGTGTTGTTGAAAAGCGATGTAGATGCAAAAAATGGAGTATTTCCAAAAGATCAGGAGTGTCAACCTCCTCTTAGTGAGACGGGCAATGAGGAGACGAGGTCTGATCCAGGTCAAAGAGAAAGTCTCAACTTTTCTGAACCTGTAAGTGGATGTCCAGAAGACCAAAATGTGGACATGTTATCCTTTCAAAATGTTGGATTTCAGACTGCAGGTGGAGCAAAAGTTCATGTGTTCAGTTTCAGTGGAAATAAAGCAGACATTTCCCAGAAATGGACGACTGAACGGAATCAAGACAAAGTTGATGACaaagacaaaatacattttggcTTCCAAACTGCAGGTGGAGCAAAGGTTCATGTATCAAAAACAAACCTAATAAAGGCAAAACACCTCTTtaaaaacttggatgatttGGTTTCAGACAAAGAATTGCAAGAGGCTGATGTGTTGTTAGAAAATGTTGATGTGGATGCAGAAAATGCAGTATTAACAAAAGATCAGGAGTGCCAGCTTCCTCTTAGTGAGGGGGCCAATGAGATGGTAAGATCTAGTCCAGATGAAAGGGGAAGTGGACCTTCTGAGGACACAAACCAAAGAATTCTTCCAAATGTGGACTTGTTATCCTTTCAAAATGTCGGATTCCAGACTGCAAATGGAAAGGCAGTCACATTCTCATCTGAATCTCTCAGAAAAGCAAAATCTATGTTTAATGGATGTGAAGCACCTGCAGACAAAACGCTCCCAACACCACTGCAATCCAAGGCCAGTGTCCTGCCCTTCAGGGGAGGATTTTGTTCAGCAAGTGGGACGCCTGCATCAGTGTCATCTGAGGCCGTTTCCAAAGCTAAAAGTCTGTTCAGTGACATCAGTTTAAGTGGAAATAAAGCAGACGTTTCCCAGACATGGACAACTGAACAGAATCGAGACAAAGTtgatgacaaagaaaaaatacatcttGGCTTCCAAACTGCCGGTGGAGCAAAAGTTCATGTGTCTAAAAAGAACTTAATAAAGGCAAAACACCTCTTTAAAGATGAGGATGATTCAGCTTTAAAGGCTGCACAAAGGACAGACTTTAGTTTGTACAACAGCAGTGAAACATCGTCACCTTTGAGGAAAACTACCGGGCTGACTGCTGATCTTTCCAAACAAGATCAGAGAATAATGGTGAACCCCTCTGAGGGCCCTGCAGATGGATGGACTGAAAGCAAAACCACATCAGTAAAAGAAAAGGCGAATGTTCTGCTGCACCAGAACGCAGGCTTTCAGACGGCCAGTGGAAACGCAGTCGTAGTTTCAAGTGAAGCCCTAAAAAGAGCAAAAGCCCTGCTCAGTGAAGGGGAAGAAGTTGCAACTCCTCCTCTTTGCAAGAttccagtctctgcttcaagtGGGTTTTTTGCAGCAAGTGGAAAAGCTGTGACTTTCTCATCGAAGGCCTTACAGAAAGCGAAAAGTCTTTTCAGTGACATCAGAGCCGATGGCCCTGATTTTACAGACACAAGGAGCGTCAAGCAGAAACAAGAAGATGCCCCAGGCTTGAAAGACAAAATGCTCTGTGGCTTTACATCTGCAGGAGGAAGAGTATGTGTGGCAGAGAGAAGTCCAGCAAAAACAGACAATCTTGTGGCGGAAGTTGCTGATGATTGTCGCTCTGACTCCTCTGGCTTCAAAAAATTGGATCTATTTAATGTAAAAGATGTACGTAGAAGTTCAGATGTGGATCTTTCCAATTTGGCTCCATCAGAGGCTGCTGTTCAAAGTGAGAACTACAAACCGGAAACGTCACACGTGATGGTCTGCAACTCACATCATGAAAGCGGCAGCAACACATCTAGAAACACAAGAGCTGAGGagtcttcagctctgatctttCAGTCCCTGAACCTCACCGGCTGCACAGAAACCCAGCACAGGCTTCTGGCCCAGGAGGCTTTGGACTGCACAAAGGCTTTGCTGGAAGACGAGGATCTGGCTTGCCTACGCTTCTCTCCTGCTTCACAAAATGCACTAAAGCAAGATTACCCACAAACCACCAGTGGGactgaagcagaagaaaaaggacCAAGAAAAAGATTGATTGGGGATCCAGATCCAACTG GTCAGCCTCCTCTAAAAAGACAATTACTGGAAGAATTTAACCAGACTGATGATGGTTCAAAAGACTCAGCACTCCAGCCTGTGAAAAGCTGTCCTCTTG gTTTAATGAAGGACAGAGGAGTTTTCAAGTACAGTTCAAGTCTTTATCCAAACATCACAAAACCTCACTA CAAcggaaaaaccaaaacaacaacagtacaACCTTTAACGCCAGACGACAGCAGATCGACTCGTCCCAAAATGAGCCCTTTTGTTCCTCCATTTCATAAAAATGCCAGGTCAGACGCTAGCAAGACGACAGTGATTCAACAAGCCACGAGAACGCCAGTGTTTGTTCCAccattgaaaaaacaaagagctgTCCTACAGGGGGAAAAGGATCAGAATACCAACCAGCTTCCATCTGTGACAGAATCTAACAGCATCTCTCATGTTCCTTCCACTATAAACGCCCAAGAATGCAGCAGTGCCCTTTCTATTGTCAACACTCACCCTAATAATAAGACAAACAATCCAAATGTTGATGTCAATGGTGGGTCGGTCTGCTTTGAGTCCCATGCTGTTCCAGCATTTTCTAAAG TTTTTCTGAACACCGAGCTCGGACGGGACATGCAGGACATGCGGATCAGGAAGAAGAAGCGCCAGAACATTCGGCCTCTTCAAGGCAGCCTGTTTCTGACAAAAACCTCAGGAGTGGCAAAGATCCCGCTGAAAGATGCAGTGAATGGAAAAGTCCCGGCGAGATGCCCTCCGGAGCAG CTTTACAGATATGGCGTCCATCGGCAAGTTTCAGGGATCACAAGCGAAACCGCCGAGTCTTTTCGCTTTGATTTGCTGCACTTTTTCAAACAAGACGTTTTGATTGATGAAGGTGGGGTTAAGCTAGCCGATGGAGGCTGCTTGATACCCAGCAAAGACGGGACAGCAGGGAAAGAAGAATTCTTTCG AGCTTTGTGTGACACTCCCGGAGTGGATCCTAAACTGATCACTGAAGCATGGGGGTACAATCACTACAAATGGATCATCTGGAAGCAGGCCTCTATGGAAAAATCCTTTCCAGAAAGGATGGGGGGCATCTGTCTCACTCCAGAGCAGGTTCTACTGCAGCTGAAGTACAG ATATGACGTGGAGGTCGACCACAGTCGCCGGCCCGCTCTTAGGAAGATCACGGAAAAGGACGACACGGCAGCCAAAACGCTCGTCCTTTGTGTTTGTGGGATCGCCTCCAAAGGAGGTGGAGCGAGCGGCTCAGAAAGTTCGGATCCCAAGACGCAGGCTCCAACTGCAGTTGTTTGGCTGACCGATGGATGGTACGCCATTAAAGCCCAGCTGGACCAACCTTTGACAGCCATGCTGAACAAGGGCCTCCTGGCTGTTGGGGGTAAATTGATCACCCATGGGGCCCAGCTGGTGGGGTCACAGGATGCTTGTCCCCCTCTGGAAGCACCTGAGTCGCTCATGCTAAAG ATTTGTGCCAATAGCACCAGACGGGCACGGTGGGATACAAAACTGGGATTCCACAGAGATCCCCGACCATTCCTGCTTCCAATCGCTTCTTTGTTTAGCAACGGAGGGCCGGTAGGATGTGCTGACGTCGTCGTACTGAGAAGCTACCCTGTACAG TGGATGGAGAGAAAAGCGGATGGAGGCGTCGTGTTCCGGACGACCCGAGCAGAAGAGAAAGAAGCCAGGCGATTTGATGAAATGAAGCATAAAGCAATGGAAGTGCTGTTTGCTAAGGTCCAAGCTGAATTTGAAAACGAGGAGAGAG AGAAAAACAAGTCTCTGCGACGAAAGCAGAATCTGGACGTTGCAAAGTTGCAGGATGGCGAGGAGCTGCATGCAGCTGTGGGAGATGACCCAACTTACCTCGAG GCTCATTTAAGTGAACAACAGCTGCAGACTCTTCACGCCTACAAACGTTCACTGATGGAGAGGAAGCAGGCCGAGCTGCAGGATCGTTATCATCGAGCTTTGGAAGAAGACGACCAAGAAATCAAATGTCCAAAAAGAGACGTGACTCCGGTGTGGAGACTTAGTGTTGCTGACTCTTTGGGCCCACCCAGCTGTG TTTACCAGCTGAGTCTCTGGCGACCTTCCTCAGATGTCGAGTCTTTATTGAAGGAAGGTGGTCGATACAAAGTTTATAACCTCGCCACTGCAGAAGGAAAGAAGAGAAGCAGCCATGAAACCGTTCAGCTCACTGGAACCAAGAAAACACAGTTCCAGGTCCTGCAG GCATCACAGCAATGGATGTCAGAACGTTTTCAACCAAGGGTCTCCACAGACTTTGAGAGTCTTCAGAATCCAGATTTCCGACCTCTGTGCGGAGAGGTGGATCTCTCCGGATATGTCGTCAGTGTCAT